A part of Halobacillus shinanisalinarum genomic DNA contains:
- a CDS encoding S-ribosylhomocysteine lyase, whose amino-acid sequence MPKMNVESFNLDHTKVKAPYVRLVGVTEGDHGDKIYKYDIRVKQPNKEHMDMPALHSLEHLMAEKSRDHHSRIIDIGPMGCQTGFYLAVLNDDSYEHVLQLLENTLKDVLEADEVPACNEVQCGFAASHSLEGAKGLAKDLLDKRDEWDQVF is encoded by the coding sequence ATGCCTAAGATGAACGTAGAAAGTTTTAACCTTGACCATACGAAAGTGAAGGCACCATATGTACGTCTAGTTGGTGTGACTGAAGGAGATCATGGTGATAAAATTTATAAATACGACATTCGTGTCAAACAGCCAAACAAAGAGCATATGGATATGCCGGCACTGCATTCTTTAGAGCACCTCATGGCAGAAAAAAGCCGTGATCACCACAGTCGGATTATCGATATTGGACCAATGGGCTGCCAAACAGGATTCTATTTAGCCGTCTTAAATGATGACAGCTATGAACATGTTCTTCAACTGCTGGAAAATACGTTAAAAGATGTGCTAGAAGCAGATGAAGTTCCTGCCTGTAATGAGGTACAGTGTGGGTTTGCGGCTAGCCATAGCCTGGAAGGTGCAAAAGGACTAGCGAAAGATTTGCTAGATAAACGCGATGAATGGGATCAAGTCTTTTAA